A genomic segment from Candidatus Binatia bacterium encodes:
- the thrC gene encoding threonine synthase has translation MSEYSAWFECINGCPTHFSLFEVIYRCPQCGDLLDVAHDMAALKRRSPAAWMQLFDDRYRRNTFPYGSGVWGKKEWVVPFIDNENVVSTYEGGTNLLWADRYGKLLGVEDLWVKQCGNSHTGSFKDLGMTVLVSVVKQMIAEGQMITAIACASTGDTSAALANYCAAAGIPAVVLLPRNKVSPAQLVQPLANGALVLSLDTDFDGCMALVQEITKEHTVYLANSMNSLRLEGQKTVAIEMVQQFNWEVPDWVVIPGGNLGNVSALGKGFLMMQELGLIQKLPRIAVAQAENANPLYLSYLKHFQSFVPVRAKKTLASAIQIGNPVSYKRAIKVLQQFDGVVDQASETELADEAARADRTGMFNCPHTGVALAVLRKLVERKVIHSNQRVVVISTAHGLKFAEQKTAYHLGQIEGVHSTCANRPVEIAADLRLVNETIKRYADKIKLLEA, from the coding sequence ATGAGTGAGTACAGCGCGTGGTTCGAATGCATCAACGGTTGCCCCACCCACTTCAGTCTTTTTGAGGTGATCTACCGCTGCCCTCAGTGCGGCGACCTGTTGGACGTGGCACACGACATGGCCGCTCTCAAGCGGCGCTCGCCGGCCGCCTGGATGCAGCTTTTCGACGACCGCTACCGGCGCAACACCTTCCCCTACGGCTCTGGCGTCTGGGGCAAAAAGGAATGGGTCGTCCCGTTCATCGACAACGAGAACGTGGTGTCGACCTACGAAGGCGGCACCAATCTGCTGTGGGCGGATCGCTATGGCAAGCTGCTCGGCGTCGAGGATCTCTGGGTCAAGCAGTGCGGCAACTCGCATACGGGATCCTTCAAGGATCTCGGTATGACCGTCTTGGTCTCGGTGGTGAAACAGATGATCGCCGAGGGCCAGATGATCACCGCCATCGCCTGCGCCTCGACCGGCGACACGTCAGCGGCGCTGGCGAACTACTGCGCCGCCGCGGGAATTCCCGCCGTCGTCCTCCTGCCGCGGAACAAGGTGTCCCCGGCCCAGCTGGTGCAACCGCTCGCCAACGGTGCGTTGGTGTTGAGCCTGGACACCGATTTCGACGGCTGCATGGCGCTGGTGCAGGAGATCACCAAGGAGCACACCGTCTACCTGGCGAATTCCATGAACAGCTTGCGGTTGGAGGGCCAGAAGACAGTGGCCATCGAAATGGTGCAGCAGTTCAATTGGGAAGTGCCGGACTGGGTGGTGATTCCGGGAGGTAACCTCGGCAACGTCAGCGCCCTCGGCAAAGGGTTCTTGATGATGCAGGAGCTCGGGCTGATCCAGAAGCTGCCCCGCATCGCCGTGGCGCAGGCGGAGAACGCCAACCCGTTGTATCTTTCGTATCTCAAACACTTCCAGTCATTCGTGCCGGTCAGGGCCAAGAAGACCCTGGCCAGCGCCATCCAGATCGGCAACCCGGTGAGTTACAAGCGCGCCATCAAAGTGCTGCAGCAGTTCGACGGCGTCGTGGACCAGGCCAGCGAGACCGAGCTGGCGGATGAGGCGGCGCGCGCCGACCGCACCGGCATGTTCAACTGCCCGCACACCGGCGTCGCACTGGCGGTGTTGCGCAAGCTGGTGGAACGGAAGGTCATCCACTCCAACCAGCGCGTGGTGGTGATCTCAACCGCCCATGGCTTGAAGTTTGCCGAGCAGAAGACGGCGTATCATCTCGGCCAGATCGAAGGCGTGCACTCCACCTGCGCCAACCGGCCGGTGGAGATCGCCGCGGATCTGCGGCTGGTCAACGAGACGATCAAGCGTTACGCCGACAAGATCAAGCTGCTGGAGGCCTAA